From Haloglomus litoreum, the proteins below share one genomic window:
- a CDS encoding DR2241 family protein, translated as MSASGAASDERVTVSDEAVAALVVAAEEGVAFDGLRAVREGDGDAPYRFETPDVTREDLTESEFRDACTNHPEYVDNWWFFEGVDRSPADRAFLRWLESGAAEDWEVPTRYDALREGIVRSWGEVAVTAMLGAGGRRYELRHEDEVETPLPELERHEDPRTARDLVKHDDRGRYRPLKTAPTLPTGWAFVGLDGRDCTRALDLIYPATVANWHLEREGDLDVDHWRPTMERQTGIYGVVETWDRGEGHEHVEWVAEACCDDSQCLKRREWQYDDETELDADGGDGVFPCREPCSLVVSAARRWTRLEGEASRTYEFDLTPSEKEQVEAIIEAVADGRVDEIREADTSEGANRYRTRFLRAKRFDDEGNLCGVPTDPDGDQAADGEH; from the coding sequence GTGAGCGCGTCCGGCGCCGCGAGCGACGAGCGCGTGACCGTGAGCGACGAGGCGGTCGCTGCGCTCGTCGTGGCAGCCGAGGAGGGCGTCGCGTTCGACGGTCTCCGGGCCGTTCGCGAGGGCGACGGGGACGCGCCCTACCGCTTCGAGACACCCGACGTGACGCGCGAGGACCTCACCGAGTCGGAGTTCCGCGACGCCTGCACCAACCACCCCGAGTACGTCGACAACTGGTGGTTCTTCGAGGGTGTCGACCGGTCGCCCGCGGACCGGGCGTTCCTGCGCTGGCTGGAGAGCGGCGCGGCCGAGGACTGGGAGGTGCCGACGCGCTACGACGCGCTCCGGGAGGGTATCGTCCGGTCGTGGGGGGAGGTCGCCGTGACGGCCATGCTGGGCGCTGGCGGGCGCCGCTACGAACTCCGCCACGAGGACGAGGTCGAGACCCCACTCCCGGAGCTGGAGCGCCACGAGGACCCCCGGACGGCCCGCGACCTCGTGAAGCACGACGACCGGGGGCGCTATCGCCCGCTCAAGACCGCGCCGACGCTCCCGACGGGCTGGGCGTTTGTCGGCCTCGACGGCCGGGACTGCACCCGTGCGCTCGACCTGATCTACCCCGCGACGGTCGCCAACTGGCACCTCGAACGCGAGGGCGACCTGGACGTGGACCACTGGCGCCCGACGATGGAACGCCAGACGGGCATCTACGGCGTCGTGGAAACCTGGGACCGCGGCGAGGGGCACGAGCACGTCGAGTGGGTCGCGGAGGCCTGCTGTGACGACTCGCAGTGTCTCAAGCGCCGCGAGTGGCAGTACGACGACGAGACCGAGCTCGATGCCGACGGCGGCGACGGGGTGTTCCCCTGCCGGGAGCCCTGCTCGCTGGTCGTCTCGGCCGCGCGCAGGTGGACCCGACTGGAGGGCGAAGCGTCCCGGACCTACGAGTTCGACCTCACGCCGAGCGAGAAGGAACAGGTCGAGGCCATCATCGAGGCCGTCGCGGACGGCCGGGTCGACGAGATCCGCGAGGCCGACACCTCCGAGGGGGCCAACCGCTACCGGACGCGGTTCCTCCGCGCGAAACGGTTCGACGACGAGGGGAACCTCTGCGGCGTGCCGACCGACCCGGACGGGGACCAGGCGGCCGACGGTGAGCACTGA
- a CDS encoding DUF7524 family protein yields MTDATDRLVVDINRDGARSLAVPESVTVDRSFVVDLRNHGMATHVHLHLDDALSGVARLSNANHHVPSESTRRVRVDIVEPSDGDYAPIPGRLKVAIAYGQETRFVDLTVDLSSHEPVAVDPDLAEPRGGSGGGAVTTTPGGDRNPPGAAGGPSPLARSRTLRLLPAVVLGLVAVGLAVAAVLPAGAPDLSLGGLAVVAAVLAAGYLLLS; encoded by the coding sequence GTGACTGACGCGACGGACCGGCTCGTTGTCGACATCAACCGGGACGGCGCCCGATCACTGGCGGTCCCGGAGTCGGTGACGGTCGACCGGTCGTTCGTCGTGGACCTGCGGAACCACGGCATGGCCACGCACGTCCACCTCCACCTCGACGACGCGCTCTCGGGCGTTGCGCGGCTCTCGAACGCCAACCATCACGTTCCGAGCGAGAGCACCCGTCGTGTCAGGGTCGACATCGTCGAGCCGAGCGACGGCGACTACGCCCCGATCCCCGGGAGACTGAAGGTGGCCATCGCCTACGGGCAGGAGACCCGGTTCGTCGACCTGACGGTCGACCTCAGCAGCCACGAGCCCGTCGCCGTCGACCCGGACCTCGCCGAGCCGCGCGGTGGCTCCGGCGGCGGGGCGGTCACGACCACGCCGGGCGGAGACAGGAATCCGCCGGGCGCGGCCGGCGGCCCCTCGCCGCTGGCACGGAGCAGAACCCTCCGGCTCCTTCCGGCGGTGGTGCTGGGGCTGGTCGCGGTCGGCCTGGCCGTGGCGGCGGTCCTCCCGGCCGGCGCCCCCGACCTCTCGCTGGGCGGGCTGGCGGTCGTGGCCGCGGTGCTGGCGGCGGGCTACCTGCTGCTCTCGTGA
- a CDS encoding methytransferase partner Trm112: protein MKEDLMDIICCPLDKHDLELEVIRRDEDDEILEGRLVCTECGEEYPIEDGIPNLLPPDMRDEAAA from the coding sequence ATGAAGGAGGACCTGATGGACATCATCTGCTGTCCCCTGGACAAGCACGACCTCGAGCTGGAGGTCATCCGGCGCGACGAGGACGACGAGATTCTCGAGGGCCGACTCGTCTGTACCGAGTGTGGCGAGGAGTACCCCATCGAGGACGGCATCCCGAACCTGCTGCCGCCGGACATGCGGGACGAGGCGGCCGCCTGA
- a CDS encoding M48 family metalloprotease: protein MNVGVGRVSAGRGDDGDRWAADRGLVARTVLALLFVLALPVAFVHVLVWGLGTALPPALSAVAGVTVRLPTRPPLPVVLVCVALGFLAQYALAPRLALRSLGARQVDAESHPELHAAVTRLAIQGNVPVPRVAVATSRVPNAFAVGRRAGDATVVVTTALLDTLDARERDAVLAHELAHVRNRDAAVMTLANFLPTLTVLVVMVVYYLLAGLLSTVGSVDVRHVDKRSVHWFVVVAVVLVVAAVVTVSVAAVFWVGSLVLFRLLSQYREFAADRAAAALTGDPAALASALGRLDAGAARAPDRDLRDIDGGLEALFLVPVDSSRFEGYRDLISRDVFPATHPPTAERIARLEALAASLER from the coding sequence ATGAACGTGGGTGTCGGGCGCGTATCGGCCGGGCGAGGGGACGACGGCGACCGCTGGGCGGCCGACCGGGGCCTCGTCGCACGGACCGTCCTGGCGCTGCTGTTCGTCCTGGCGCTTCCCGTGGCGTTCGTCCACGTGCTCGTCTGGGGGCTCGGGACCGCGCTCCCGCCGGCGCTGTCGGCCGTCGCCGGGGTGACGGTCCGGTTGCCGACCCGGCCGCCGCTCCCGGTCGTGCTGGTCTGTGTCGCGCTCGGGTTCCTCGCGCAGTACGCGCTGGCGCCCCGACTGGCCCTCCGCTCGCTCGGCGCGCGCCAGGTCGACGCCGAGAGCCACCCGGAGCTGCACGCCGCCGTGACGCGGCTGGCCATCCAGGGGAACGTCCCCGTCCCGCGGGTGGCGGTGGCGACCTCGCGGGTCCCCAACGCCTTCGCGGTCGGCCGCCGGGCCGGCGACGCGACGGTCGTGGTGACGACGGCCCTCCTCGACACCCTCGACGCCCGGGAACGGGACGCCGTGCTGGCGCACGAACTCGCGCACGTCCGGAACCGCGACGCGGCGGTGATGACCCTCGCGAACTTCCTCCCGACGCTGACCGTGCTCGTCGTGATGGTCGTCTACTACCTCCTCGCGGGCCTGCTCTCGACGGTGGGCTCGGTCGACGTGCGCCACGTCGACAAGCGGAGCGTCCACTGGTTCGTGGTCGTGGCGGTGGTGCTCGTCGTGGCCGCCGTCGTGACCGTCAGCGTGGCGGCCGTGTTCTGGGTCGGCAGCCTCGTCCTGTTCCGGCTCCTCTCGCAGTACCGGGAGTTCGCCGCCGACCGGGCCGCCGCCGCCCTGACCGGCGACCCGGCCGCGCTGGCGAGCGCCCTGGGGCGACTCGACGCCGGGGCCGCCCGGGCCCCCGACCGCGACCTCCGGGACATCGACGGCGGACTGGAGGCGCTGTTCCTCGTTCCGGTCGACAGCAGCCGGTTCGAGGGATACCGCGACCTCATCTCCCGCG